The sequence below is a genomic window from Candidatus Acidiferrales bacterium.
TTCCTGAGACTTACTCGCTCGGCGGAATAGTCTCGCCCTTCACAAGCACGCGCTCGAAGAAATCCGCAGTCGCGGCATACGCTTTCATCCACGTCTTCCACATCAGAAAACCGTGAATCTCGTCAGGAAACACAATCTGTTCAAAGGGAACGTGATCGCCACGCAGCCGCTGCACAAGGTCCACCATTTGATCGAACGGCACATTGCGGTCGTCGTCTCCCTGAATCAGTAATACTGGAGATTTCCATGTGTCGATTGACGCGTCCGGCGAAGAACTGAAGGCTAGCTTCACCGCTTGGGCCAGGTCGGGCGCACCTTGCGCTTCACCACCCTCATAACGCGTCCACCGCGAGAGAAAAACGGACCAGTCGTGGACACCGTGCATGTCCACGCCGGCCTTGAAAATGTCGGAATTCCTCGCCAAACCCATAGCGGTCAGAAATCCTCCGTACGAACCGCCCCAAAGACCGATCTTGTTGGGATTCACGTAGGACAGTCCTTGCAGATACTTACCCGCGGCTACAATGTCCTTATACTCGGAAGCGCCTCTCCAGCCGCCATCCACCGGCTCGCGAAACGCGCGGCCATACATGATCCCGGTTCGGTAGTTCACGGACAGCACGACAAATCCCTTGCTCACGAGATACTGATTTTCCGCGTAGGCGTAGTGGTAGTAGTCCATATAATGGAAACCCAGCATCATCTGACGCATAGACCCGCCGTGCATGTATACAAGCGCTGCAGCATGCTCTAATCTCCCTCGCGGCACAAAGAGCTGGCCATGAATCTCAAGCCCATCCAAGCTCTTAAAAATGACCTGCTTCGGAGTCACGAGTTGAGCGGACGGAAAGTCACTGGGCAACTCCTCGCGTGCAATCATTTCGCGGCCGCTCGACGTGATTCGATAAGGCATCGCCGGAGTAGTGGCGCTGGAGCCAAGACACAGAACATACTTGCCGTCGCCGGTTTCGACAGGAAACCACTCGATTGTGTCGCCTTTGGTTAATGCTTCGGGCGGTGTGCCGCCAGCGATGCTTACGCGCCAGATGTGTCTGCGATCCACGTCGTTCTGGTTGGACTCGTAATAAAGCGTTTTGCCGTCAAAGCTCAGCGTGACGCCCTTCGCGTCGAAATCGCCCGGTGTTAACAACACGACGTCTCCACCGTCAGCCGAAACCGAATAGAGATGATTCCGGCCGTCTTTTTCCGAGGAAAAAGTGATTCGATTTTCTGCGGCAAAATGAAATGAATCGGCTTCCGTGAGACGAGGGATGGAGTCGTCCATAGTATTGCCGCTACGCCAGACCAGGTGGGCTTCCCCGCTAACTGGATTCCCAACCCAAATTGACCACGGCTGCGGACGCAAAGGAATGATTGGAAGGCCGCGCTCGGCACCGTTTGTCTTTACATAAGCGATACTCTTGCCGTCCGGAGACCAGCGGGGCAAGCCATCGCGATCTACCGTCGGATGCAGGTAGTGGATCGAGTCTTTTCCAAAGTTGTAGACGGCAATTAAACTGTGACCTCCGCGATTGCTCGTGAATGCGATCTCTTTACCGTCCGGAGACCATCGAGGATCGGAGTTGTCTCCTCGCACGTAACAGAGCTGATGGGCCTGGACAGCACCAGACACGGGAGCAATCCAGAGAGCGTCACGCGCAGCCCATACAGCGAATTGTCCATCGGGAGATAGCTCAATGTCTTCGCAGCCTTCATGTCCGCACTCCAAGGTGCCCAGCAGGCGCGGTTGACCACTCGCAACGCCAACGGCCCACACCTGCTGCTCGGGTTTCTGCACATCGCTCGTCGGATCGGCCACTTCATTGACGGAATTTGTTTCGCTGCCGCGCGCATACACGACTGCTTTTCCGTCCGGGGTTAGGCGAACGCTCGCGATGGCCTGGCCATCGTCTTCCGAATAATGAGTCACTTCGCGAGCGGCAAAATCCGGCGCATCGGCGACCCAGATATTTCGAACTCCCTTGATGTCGAAAGTCCAAGCAACGCGGTCTGACCCGCCGGAAGAAGCAATGTTGTCCGGAAAGGCGAAACTCATGACTTGTTCGAGCGTAAAACCATTCGGGGCCGCATATAGCGCATCCGCCAAAGCAAATAAACACACCGCCGCAACGATCAGCGCAACTTGCAGACTCCGAACATTCAGATATCGACGAAATTGCATCTGGCGCTCCTGAATGAGATTTTGCGCGTGCATAATACGCCGACAGGGTCGGAAAGAAAAGGAGAGTATCCCGTGGCAGCGATACTTTTAGCGGCTCGTCAGAAACTTATATTGCGCAGCCGTCAATGGAACAACGCTCAGCCTGGCCTGGCGAACTAGAGGCGACACTGCGAAAAGCTTTTTGCCTTTGATCTCCGCAAGCGTCGTCGCGTCCAAAGACTCACCTGCCCTAATTTTCACGTGAGGATCTTTTGGATTGTTTGCCTCAACCGAAATTACGATGGCAGTCCCGACGGAACTCTTTCGATCTCCCGTTTCATAAATCACCAAACGGTCGCCGGGCTTCATCTCTCTGAGATTCTTTACTGCGGCTGGATTCGAGACGCCATTCCAAATTGTGATCTTGTCACGCTGTAAATCCGCGAACGAATATTCGGAAGGTTCTGTCTTAAGCAGGTAATCCATATCCAATCTCCATCGGAGGGCTTGGCGACTCCCTCACAGTCATTAGAGCGTTGTCCATAATACACAGACCGCGCGGCCCGCAGAACTACTGCTCATCTTGAGGCTCGAAGGGTACAGGTTCTTGCAGCACGCGATAGCGACCGTTCCCTTCCCGCCCGAGAGTTGGCGCGTAAAGCCCCAGTAGTTTTCGTGTCCACCAATCTCCCGTCTCACGCTTCGTCGCCATATCCGTGAACCAATATTGCCAGATGACGCAGCGAATGACCTGCGGCGGCCCGTTGGGAAATGGATTGCGCGCAAAGAGCGAAAGCACTTCGGGACTTCCGTCAAGCAGTGATTCCTCCGTGTACACCACAAAATGGTATTGGCGCCAAGTACCCAAGGATGCGAACCACAAATTCCAATCAAATCGTGGCTGATACGGCGCGTAAATCCCCGGCGGTCTAGTCACGTCTTGGGGCTTATACTGAAACGGATAGGCAGTCCATGTCGCGCCGCCGTCGTTCGAGCCTTGAAACTCGATTTCATAACGTGCCCTGGTCATTACTTCGAAGAGCCCATACTGATTGGCAATCCGGAATGGTTCCAAAGCTTCCACCGGCCATTCCGGAAGATGCAGATTTTGCAGGGGCATCCAAACCAGTTGCGCCGTCGTCGCATAAAACAGCCAAGCGAAGCAAATTCCTGCCGACGTCATCCAAACTGGCTTAAAGATGCGTCCACCTCGCAAACGCCATGCCACAAGCCGGGTTCTCATATTTTCGAAAGTCGTCTTTCGAAGCAAAATCGATCCTGACGTTTTTTCATCGGAGATCACTGCGGCGGGCGCGAAATCCTTAGTTCCCGCCGTATCTTGGCGTCCGCCTGCGGTCAATCTCGCCACGGCAGCACGATACCGAGGGAACCACTTCACCGAAATTATTCGCAAAAGAAATTTGTCGTCGAGCAGCAAGAAACCGAGCGAAAGCACAAGATAATTCAAAAACGCGTAATTTGCCGTGAGTATCACGCCAATCTCCCACAGCGTCACGATGAAGAAGCAAATCAGCCGGAATCGCCGCGGCAGGAAAACCAACAGAACCATTCCCATCTCCATTACGAGCGTGGCGAGCGCTGCAAGCCAGTGAAACCAATGCGGGGCATGCTGCACATACCAGCCAATCCATGTGGGCAGAGGGCCATTCTGGTAATACTCGTACATTGCGGTCAGATGGCGCCATTCGGGATCGCCGCCGAGCATTTTCCCGATGCCGGACTCGAAATAAATGCGGAACCACTCCCACAGGAGCAAACCCAGACATGCTCGCGCTGGCGCCGAAGACTCACCCCAGCGTGGCAGCCAACCTCTGGGCGCGAAGAAAAGGCAGAGAAATCCCGCTTCGAGCAACATCCCGTCAGACTGGTAGCTTGAAAAATCCTGCAGCACACCAATGAAGGAAAGAAAACAAACAAAGCAAATCCCAGCGGAAAGTTGCGGCCAAACATTTAATATGAGGGCAATGGCAGCAATCAGCCCAATCCAACAAACGATCATCAGCGCACGGTCCGTCGAGCTAAACCAAAACACGGACGGCGCATACCACAACCTCGCGACGCCCGAAACGGAATGACGAATGGCGTCCAGGTAATTGTTGGCCGGCAAAATGCCATTCGGCCCAACCAAACCCTTGACCTGATATGCCAGGGAATAGAATGCGGAAAAATAAATTACGCCCAGCGCACGGAGAAAAATCCAGCGCGGGCCCAAATGGCCAGGAGTTTTCCCCGACTCCGGCCCCAAAAGCCAGTTAAAAAAATCGACAATACGACCGCCCACGCCGACATTATACAGGCCGCTTTACATTTATGGTCGTCGTGGATTTGCCGAGCGGGAAAATTGGTGGACGGCAGGGGATTCGAACCCCCGACCCCCGCGTTGCGAACGCGATGCTCTCCCAGCTGAGCTAGCCGCCCACCGAGGCAATTTATTTTAGCAAACGGCGCATCCAGCGCCAACGTGGAAGCGGCGCGCGGTTGTCAGAAAAATGCGCCTTTACTTCTGTGAACCCAGGGCAATCAGCCGTGCACGCCCCCCGGCCACGACCTTATCGAGTGAAGCCATGTCGGATACCGTACCCTGAGCGAACACTTTACTGCCCCCGCCTTTTCCTCCGACCGCAGCCAGCAATTCGCGCAGCATGGCGCCCATGTCACCATCGAGCTCCGCTGATTGCGCCAGCACAACCGTTTTTGCGCCGCGGCTTGCAAGGATCGCTCGCACACCGGAGTTGACAACCAGCTTCGCCGCGAGCATCGCTAAATAACTCGCCGTGGCATCCTGGGAGACGACGCTCACGATTTTTGGTGCGCCATCGGCAGAATACTTTGTTTCGTCGCCAAGCAATTCCGCTGCTTCCAACTCAACGAGACGCTCTGTCAGTTTTCTGGCTTCCCTCTGGAGCGACCGGCGCTCCTCCTGGGCTTTGCCAACCATTTCCGGCAGCTTGGCCATCGCGCAACCAAACTGTTCAGAGGCTTTTTTCAGCACCACCAGATCTTCGCGCGCGGTCGCAAGCGCTCGAAATCCTGCGACAAACTCGATACGCCAGTTCTGCTTTTGCCGTTCGCATTTCCGAATGAGCAACAAACCCGCCTGACCCGTCCGAGACAGATGCGTGCCTCCGCATGGCTGTCGATCGAAGCTCTCGATTTCGACCACGCGCAACGTTCCTTCGCGATCGACTTTCTTGCGGATCCCATCCGCGGCCAATTCTTCAGCAGTCCCATAGCGAACCTTGATCGGCCGATCTTCACAAATAATTTCGTTTACGCGCGACTCCGCGTCTTCCAGATGGCGCGGGACAACGGACGGAGTTGCCAAATCGATTGTGGAGATGTCCCGGCCCATGTGAAATGAAACCGTTTGAAACTGAAATCGTTCGATGAAAGCCGCTGAAAGCAAATGCTGCGCGGTGTGCTGCTGCATGTGGTCGAAGCGGCGCGTCCAGTCGATAACGCCATGAACTGCTGTTCCAGCATTGAGAGGTTCTTCTGTGAGGTGAATCACATTATCGGCCGCATCGTCCAGCACTTCGACGACGTTCACGCGATTCAATGTTCCGGTGTCGAACGGCTGACCACCTGACGTGGGGTAAAACGCAGTTCGATCCAAACGAACGCGCCATCGGCCGTCCGCTGGTTCGCAAGCGACGACTTGCGCATCGAATTCGCGCAAGAACGAATCGTTATAGTAAAGACGTTCCGTCATTTCATCGCTTCAATGCGCTTTCAAGGTTTTTTGCCATGCTTCGGTATACTTGTATCCGCAACCTGTATTGAAAAGCACCACCGTTTCATTTGCTTCAATCCATCCGTTTCCGGCGAGCTTCCGGGCGGCAACGACTGTCGCACCGCCCTCCGGAGCGGCGAAGATTCCTTCCTTGGCGGCTAGCTCTTTCGTCGTCGCCAGAATATCTTCATCACTCGCGGCGACTGCCGTACCTTTGCTTTCTCGAATTGCCCGCAATATCAGGAAGTCTCCAATGGCTTTTGGCACCCGCAGACCAGACGCAATCGTTGCGGCGTTTGGCCACATTGGCGCGTTCTCCTCACCCTTTTCAAAAGCGGCAACGATGGGCGCGCAGCCTGCCGACTGAACCGTGACCATTCGCGGTCTCTCTTTGCCGATCCAACCCATTGCTTCCATTTCTTCGAATGCTTTCCACATCCCAATCATCCCCACGCCGCCTCCCGTGGGATAGATGATCACATCGGGCAGACTTCCCTCGGATTGCTCCCAGAGCTCATACGCCATGGTTTTCTTGCCTTCAATTCGGTACGGCTCCTTCAATGTGGTTACTTCGAACCAGCCATTCTTCTCTTTGTTTTCTGCGACATACTTGCCGCAGTCGGAGATTAGGCCGTCGAGTTTGCGGACGTCGGCGCCGAACGCGCGGCACTCCATCTCGTTGGCAAGGGGAGTATCTGCAGGCATCACGATCACGCTGGGAATTCCCGCTTGTGCAGCATAGGCCGCGAGCGCTCCGCCGGCATTTCCTGCCGTCGGTGTTGCAAGCGCCTTCGCTCCTAACTCTTTTGCACGGCTCACCGCCGCTGAAAGTCCGCGCGCTTTAAACGACCCGGTGGGATTCAGCCCTTCATCCTTGATGTACAGCTTATCCAGGCCGAATGATTGGCCGAGTCGCTTTGCATGCAGGACGGGTGTCATACCTTCCCCAAGGCTGACGGGCTCGCGCGACGGCAGCACTTCCGCGTAGCGCCACATCGTCGCAGAGCGCGAACGCAGAGCATCTCGCGTCAGCGTCTTTGCCGCCGTTTTCAGGTCGTAGCGTGCGAGCAATGGTCCGCCGCAATCGCAAAGATTCCAAAGTTGATTATGAGGATGCTCTTTTTTACATCGGGAACATTCCAAGTGAGTGATGGCAGTCTGTAGTGGTTTGGTCATAAGCGAAAAAGTCTAGCACATCTTTTTGTCATAGGTTCCCAACTCGCGCACTCGTCGCGCCTCATTCACGATACAATCTTTTGCATGCCAATTCGGCTCATCGCCATGGACATCGATGGCACGCTTCTTGACAGCCGCCACGAACTCCCCGGCGCCAACCTCGATGCCGTCTGCGACGCGGCCAAACGGGGGATCGAAATCGTCTTTGTTACAGGGCGGCGTTTCGATTTTGCCTGTCCTGTCGCCCAACACTTTTCTTGCGACATCACTCTTGTCGTAAACAATGGTGCACTGATCAAATCGAAGTCCGGGGAAACGCATCTGCGGCATTTGCTCCCCAGTGCGCTGGCTCACGATGTGCTTGCTGCCACTCGTGAGTTTCGGCCTGGTGCAGCAGTCATATTTGATCGGCCCCTTAAAAATCAGGTGATTTTCGAACAGATCGACTGGGAGGACCCTGTGAGCGCGGGATACTACCGCCGCAATCGAGAATTTATTTCCGAATGCGTCCCACTCGAAGAATGCCTCAGCGAGGATCCCATTCAGGTTATGTTTGTTGGTAGTGTTGCGCGTGGACGAGCCGCCCTCGCGGCTTTATGTGCAATGCCGCGCTCTGCCGAATTTTCGCTGGCACATACAGAATACGAGCAGCGCGACCTCAGCATACTCGACGTGATTGAAGCGGGCTGCTCCAAAGGCGCCGCGCTCGCCGAATGGGCCCGACGCCGCGGCATTGCTCGCGAGGAAATCATGGCCATCGGCGACAACTGGAACGATCGCGACATGCTGGAATTCGCGGGTTTGCCAGTAGTCATGGGCAACAGCGTTGACGGACTGAAGTCGCTTGGCTGGGCGGTCACACTGTCTCATGACGACGCTGGCGTCGCCGCGGCTATCCGAAAATACGCTTAGGACAGCAACGAAGCCGGTCGCAGAAATGAATTTGTCTCAACGACGCATGTGGTTGGCGCGCGACGACGAAACTCCGCCAGTCAAAACCGAATTCCGACGATATTCTTAGCTGACGACGCGTGGTCTGCGCACCACGAGTGCATGCGAAAATCTATTGCGGTTGTTGTGGTATCTGCGGTTGCTGAGGTGGTTGCTGCGGCAGTCCCAACGGATTGGTTGGCTGCTGACTCCCCGGCACGGATGGGCCGATTGACCCACCAGAGATCGTCTGCACCTGCTCGAGCGGATTGAAGATAAATTCCCATTGCTTGTACGTTGTACCGCCTTTATACACCTTGATCGAGCTCTTCGCGATCTTGCTTGCAACACCGATGATGAAGCCGCCCATGACTTGCCCAGAATCATCAGTTTGCGGAGTTGAGGATTCGCTGATGTTCATCCCTCCTGTGGGCCCCGTGCTGCCTGTCAACGCTCCCTGGTCAAAAAACGACGGCGTCGTCTGCTGACCGTTGGTAGGGCTTCCGTTCGGCGTGTTTGGGGCATTTGGCGTCGGCGATTGGCCGTTCTGACCCTGCAACAAGGTCTGCAATGCCTGCGCCAGAGGGCTGCCAGGAGTTGGACCGACTCCGCCTGAGCCCAACGCTGCGCCTTGACTCACCAAGCCATCAGTCGAATTGTCGCCGCTTGAATTGCCCGTCGGCGCGCCGGTAAGCGTGGCCGATCCCGAGGTAATCCCCAGCTTGCGTTGCTGGTCGACGAAAGCCATCTGCTGCAATGATGTGTACTGAACGCTCCCGATCAGTTGTCCGGTCGGCGTAACGTAGATGAAGCGCCAAGAACCGTCCTCTTTGTTCATGGGATCTTTGTACGCTTCGCGCAAGCAGCGCGGACCGCCATTCTGCGACTTCAAAAGATCATCGACAGAGGTGGGAAAGCGCCCAAACTTTCGGTAAAAAATGCCGACGGCTCGCTGGTATTGTTCTCCCCGCCAGATCATATCCGCTTCTCTGTCCCGTAGCCCTTGCGTATAGATGTCAAGAACAGCAGTCGACATTCCAATGGCAACTGTCGCAACGAGGAAAAGAACGAACAGCAGCGCATAGCCGTTCCGGCTTCGCTCACACGGTCTGGTTGCTTTTCTCATAAACGAGAGCGAGGGGGCGGCATGCCCTGCGCTGAATTGACGTCTCGCAACGTCAATGTCGTCTGGCGCCCGGAGGAAATGTCCTGAAGGTCCACAGAGTTGTTGTTGATTTTCAGGACGCGGAATTGATTGAGCAGAGTGCCGCCCTCAGGAAGAATGTAAACGTCATCCTGATTCGCTGAAAAACAAGCCTTGCGCCGTCCTGTCGCCAAGTCTGTCACGATGCCGTAAAAAGTCGCGGGGACGATCAACGGCGGCGGTGCAGCCGGGACAGCGGCGGCAGCCTGGGCAGCGGCAGCGGCCTGTTGCGTCTTCACTTGCTGCGGCGTAGGTGCCAGAGCCGGCAGCGGCTCCGCGCTGAAAATATTTCGGTGCGCGCCGTTGTATTGCTGCTTTTGAATGTTCTGGAGCAAGTCTAGACGCAGCGACGGGTCAGGCACGGCTAGCGGTTCGAATTTCGCATCGTTCGCCTGAACGCCTCCAAATCCATCGTCCCGCGAGCGAACGGAATAATATACGACGGCCAGCAATATCA
It includes:
- a CDS encoding lipase maturation factor family protein, whose protein sequence is MGGRIVDFFNWLLGPESGKTPGHLGPRWIFLRALGVIYFSAFYSLAYQVKGLVGPNGILPANNYLDAIRHSVSGVARLWYAPSVFWFSSTDRALMIVCWIGLIAAIALILNVWPQLSAGICFVCFLSFIGVLQDFSSYQSDGMLLEAGFLCLFFAPRGWLPRWGESSAPARACLGLLLWEWFRIYFESGIGKMLGGDPEWRHLTAMYEYYQNGPLPTWIGWYVQHAPHWFHWLAALATLVMEMGMVLLVFLPRRFRLICFFIVTLWEIGVILTANYAFLNYLVLSLGFLLLDDKFLLRIISVKWFPRYRAAVARLTAGGRQDTAGTKDFAPAAVISDEKTSGSILLRKTTFENMRTRLVAWRLRGGRIFKPVWMTSAGICFAWLFYATTAQLVWMPLQNLHLPEWPVEALEPFRIANQYGLFEVMTRARYEIEFQGSNDGGATWTAYPFQYKPQDVTRPPGIYAPYQPRFDWNLWFASLGTWRQYHFVVYTEESLLDGSPEVLSLFARNPFPNGPPQVIRCVIWQYWFTDMATKRETGDWWTRKLLGLYAPTLGREGNGRYRVLQEPVPFEPQDEQ
- a CDS encoding HAD-IIB family hydrolase: MPIRLIAMDIDGTLLDSRHELPGANLDAVCDAAKRGIEIVFVTGRRFDFACPVAQHFSCDITLVVNNGALIKSKSGETHLRHLLPSALAHDVLAATREFRPGAAVIFDRPLKNQVIFEQIDWEDPVSAGYYRRNREFISECVPLEECLSEDPIQVMFVGSVARGRAALAALCAMPRSAEFSLAHTEYEQRDLSILDVIEAGCSKGAALAEWARRRGIAREEIMAIGDNWNDRDMLEFAGLPVVMGNSVDGLKSLGWAVTLSHDDAGVAAAIRKYA
- a CDS encoding EVE domain-containing protein: MDYLLKTEPSEYSFADLQRDKITIWNGVSNPAAVKNLREMKPGDRLVIYETGDRKSSVGTAIVISVEANNPKDPHVKIRAGESLDATTLAEIKGKKLFAVSPLVRQARLSVVPLTAAQYKFLTSR
- a CDS encoding threonine synthase; translated protein: MTKPLQTAITHLECSRCKKEHPHNQLWNLCDCGGPLLARYDLKTAAKTLTRDALRSRSATMWRYAEVLPSREPVSLGEGMTPVLHAKRLGQSFGLDKLYIKDEGLNPTGSFKARGLSAAVSRAKELGAKALATPTAGNAGGALAAYAAQAGIPSVIVMPADTPLANEMECRAFGADVRKLDGLISDCGKYVAENKEKNGWFEVTTLKEPYRIEGKKTMAYELWEQSEGSLPDVIIYPTGGGVGMIGMWKAFEEMEAMGWIGKERPRMVTVQSAGCAPIVAAFEKGEENAPMWPNAATIASGLRVPKAIGDFLILRAIRESKGTAVAASDEDILATTKELAAKEGIFAAPEGGATVVAARKLAGNGWIEANETVVLFNTGCGYKYTEAWQKTLKAH
- a CDS encoding prolyl oligopeptidase family serine peptidase, which translates into the protein MQFRRYLNVRSLQVALIVAAVCLFALADALYAAPNGFTLEQVMSFAFPDNIASSGGSDRVAWTFDIKGVRNIWVADAPDFAAREVTHYSEDDGQAIASVRLTPDGKAVVYARGSETNSVNEVADPTSDVQKPEQQVWAVGVASGQPRLLGTLECGHEGCEDIELSPDGQFAVWAARDALWIAPVSGAVQAHQLCYVRGDNSDPRWSPDGKEIAFTSNRGGHSLIAVYNFGKDSIHYLHPTVDRDGLPRWSPDGKSIAYVKTNGAERGLPIIPLRPQPWSIWVGNPVSGEAHLVWRSGNTMDDSIPRLTEADSFHFAAENRITFSSEKDGRNHLYSVSADGGDVVLLTPGDFDAKGVTLSFDGKTLYYESNQNDVDRRHIWRVSIAGGTPPEALTKGDTIEWFPVETGDGKYVLCLGSSATTPAMPYRITSSGREMIAREELPSDFPSAQLVTPKQVIFKSLDGLEIHGQLFVPRGRLEHAAALVYMHGGSMRQMMLGFHYMDYYHYAYAENQYLVSKGFVVLSVNYRTGIMYGRAFREPVDGGWRGASEYKDIVAAGKYLQGLSYVNPNKIGLWGGSYGGFLTAMGLARNSDIFKAGVDMHGVHDWSVFLSRWTRYEGGEAQGAPDLAQAVKLAFSSSPDASIDTWKSPVLLIQGDDDRNVPFDQMVDLVQRLRGDHVPFEQIVFPDEIHGFLMWKTWMKAYAATADFFERVLVKGETIPPSE
- a CDS encoding DHHA1 domain-containing protein; protein product: MTERLYYNDSFLREFDAQVVACEPADGRWRVRLDRTAFYPTSGGQPFDTGTLNRVNVVEVLDDAADNVIHLTEEPLNAGTAVHGVIDWTRRFDHMQQHTAQHLLSAAFIERFQFQTVSFHMGRDISTIDLATPSVVPRHLEDAESRVNEIICEDRPIKVRYGTAEELAADGIRKKVDREGTLRVVEIESFDRQPCGGTHLSRTGQAGLLLIRKCERQKQNWRIEFVAGFRALATAREDLVVLKKASEQFGCAMAKLPEMVGKAQEERRSLQREARKLTERLVELEAAELLGDETKYSADGAPKIVSVVSQDATASYLAMLAAKLVVNSGVRAILASRGAKTVVLAQSAELDGDMGAMLRELLAAVGGKGGGSKVFAQGTVSDMASLDKVVAGGRARLIALGSQK